In the Lebetimonas natsushimae genome, one interval contains:
- the bamA gene encoding outer membrane protein assembly factor BamA: MKKIITFIPFILLANINQIEYKGLIHISPITANTIITIHKGDELDLKKIDESIKNLYKTGYFKTIKADYTNNKLTFICQEKPIISKLEFENLSEDLKKLLKEQNIMPKKGEIYKKEIFEKLKDFIEQYYLAKKYFNTYINIEKNYITPTKLAIKVIIVKGKKINIKDVNFYGVKQIDKSDLIDLIENQPKTFWSFLPFFNAGELNVFKLPEDRNNIQNFYFNLGYMDSKVQMPLAKVNMDNYSSTIDYKIYEGKRYIIKKISIDYPKNIKVKLPKLELKPDKYFNISAMREDLNNIKHAFQNEGYAYVNVYPNIKKEGNYATIIYKVIPGEIVYIRNVTISGNNKTLDRVVRRNIFIAPGDKYSYQNITDSKYALQRTGYLEDVKIEEKKVSNNQIDLNVKVKEGLSGTLKAGISYGSYSKFGVSFSITEKDIFGSGQKLSASADLSATNKTYSISLYNPRVFDSKYSMNTSIFNDEFEGLSYTSKKRGFTLGIGKMLSRNLSANVTYGYTKIKLTNYDETELDYLKPSSTKSYIIGSLGYNSTDNYFFPTLGMKASASIEFAGIGGDERFTKTIGSFKYFYPLKNSTYKTYAILKYRIKAGAIKDNGYLPIDEKFYLGGIGSVRGFSSYSISPKDNNGNYIGGKYEFVTGPEISTPINRKIKLWASAFVDYGAVGEKSLDISRASAGIAINWITPVGPLTLVFAKPIKKEDGDDTRTFDFSIGASF; the protein is encoded by the coding sequence ATGAAAAAGATAATTACATTTATCCCATTCATATTATTAGCAAATATTAATCAAATAGAATACAAAGGATTAATACATATTTCCCCAATTACCGCTAATACAATTATTACAATTCATAAAGGTGATGAATTAGATTTAAAAAAAATAGATGAAAGCATTAAAAATTTATATAAAACAGGATATTTTAAAACAATAAAAGCTGATTATACGAATAATAAACTTACATTTATTTGTCAAGAAAAACCAATTATTTCTAAATTAGAATTTGAAAACCTCTCAGAAGACCTTAAAAAACTGCTTAAAGAACAAAATATTATGCCTAAAAAAGGTGAAATTTACAAAAAAGAAATTTTTGAAAAACTGAAAGATTTTATAGAACAGTATTATCTGGCTAAAAAATATTTTAATACATATATAAATATTGAAAAAAATTATATAACCCCAACAAAACTCGCTATTAAAGTTATTATTGTAAAGGGTAAAAAAATAAATATAAAAGATGTAAATTTTTACGGGGTAAAACAAATTGATAAAAGTGATTTAATTGACCTGATTGAAAACCAGCCGAAAACTTTTTGGTCTTTTTTACCATTTTTCAACGCAGGTGAACTCAATGTATTTAAATTACCCGAAGATAGAAACAACATTCAAAACTTTTATTTTAATTTGGGATATATGGATTCAAAAGTTCAAATGCCTCTTGCTAAAGTAAATATGGATAATTATTCTTCAACAATTGATTATAAAATTTATGAGGGGAAAAGATACATAATAAAAAAAATATCCATTGATTATCCAAAAAATATAAAAGTAAAACTTCCAAAACTGGAATTAAAACCGGATAAATATTTTAATATTTCAGCTATGAGAGAAGATTTAAACAATATAAAACACGCTTTTCAAAATGAAGGATATGCTTATGTAAATGTATATCCGAATATCAAAAAAGAAGGCAATTATGCCACGATTATATATAAAGTAATTCCCGGAGAAATCGTATATATCAGAAATGTGACAATTTCAGGGAACAATAAAACACTTGACAGGGTTGTCAGAAGAAATATTTTTATAGCACCTGGAGACAAATATTCTTATCAAAATATAACTGATTCAAAATACGCCCTTCAAAGAACTGGTTATTTAGAAGATGTAAAAATTGAAGAGAAAAAAGTTTCAAACAATCAAATCGATTTGAATGTAAAAGTAAAAGAAGGATTAAGCGGAACACTTAAAGCCGGAATCAGTTATGGAAGCTATTCTAAATTTGGGGTAAGCTTTTCTATTACTGAAAAAGACATTTTTGGAAGCGGACAAAAACTTTCAGCAAGTGCTGATTTATCGGCAACAAATAAAACATATTCAATATCACTGTATAACCCAAGGGTATTTGACAGCAAATATTCCATGAATACATCTATTTTTAATGATGAATTTGAAGGTCTCTCATATACCTCTAAAAAGAGAGGTTTCACATTAGGTATCGGTAAAATGTTAAGTAGGAATTTAAGCGCCAATGTTACGTACGGATATACCAAAATAAAATTAACAAATTATGATGAAACGGAACTTGACTATCTAAAACCTAGTAGTACTAAAAGTTATATAATAGGTTCGTTGGGATATAACTCTACAGATAATTATTTTTTTCCAACTCTTGGTATGAAAGCCAGTGCAAGCATAGAATTCGCAGGAATTGGGGGTGACGAAAGATTCACAAAAACAATTGGCAGTTTTAAATATTTCTATCCTTTAAAAAATTCAACATATAAAACATATGCAATATTAAAATACAGAATAAAAGCAGGAGCCATCAAAGATAACGGATATTTACCAATTGATGAAAAATTTTATTTAGGGGGAATCGGGAGTGTTAGAGGATTTAGCTCTTATTCAATTTCACCAAAAGATAACAACGGAAACTATATAGGTGGTAAATATGAATTTGTCACCGGTCCTGAAATTTCAACTCCTATCAATAGAAAAATAAAGTTATGGGCAAGTGCTTTTGTGGATTACGGTGCTGTTGGGGAAAAAAGCCTAGATATTTCAAGGGCATCAGCAGGTATTGCAATCAACTGGATAACTCCTGTAGGACCTCTGACTTTAGTTTTTGCTAAACCAATTAAAAAAGAAGACGGAGATGATACAAGAACTTTTGATTTCTCTATCGGTGCATCATTTTAA
- a CDS encoding prohibitin family protein codes for MPADLNEWMNKNSNNDNKPKFEPPKFEPPKFIKGSNGFLLVIIAIIFVFGLLFKPWVIINEGEIGILATTGKFAKEPLYPGMHFYIPLIQKVIIVDTKVHMISYKRLQEVGSMPDRYGTIKVYPAINVLDARGLPITVELSVSYRLNPNEAAYTIKTYGLNWEDKIINPIVRDVVRNVIGKYPAEDLPVKRNEIAMQIENQIRDTLSKIEHKPVMFESFQLRDIILPENIRRQIERVQIAKQEAERAKYEVLRAKQEAQKEAAIAQGKANAAKIEAQGKADAKLIEASAEAKANSIISKSLTQNLLKLKEIEVQGKFNEALKANPNAKIFLTPGGAVPNIWMNIDDKKKVISNGNN; via the coding sequence ATGCCAGCAGACTTAAACGAATGGATGAATAAAAACAGTAATAATGACAATAAACCGAAATTCGAACCTCCAAAGTTCGAACCTCCTAAATTTATAAAAGGCTCTAACGGATTTTTATTAGTAATAATTGCAATAATTTTTGTATTCGGGCTTTTATTTAAGCCTTGGGTGATAATTAACGAAGGTGAAATCGGTATTTTAGCTACAACGGGAAAATTTGCAAAAGAACCTCTGTATCCGGGAATGCACTTTTATATACCTTTAATTCAAAAAGTTATTATTGTTGATACCAAGGTTCATATGATAAGTTATAAAAGACTTCAGGAAGTAGGTTCCATGCCTGATAGATACGGAACGATTAAGGTTTATCCTGCAATTAATGTACTTGATGCAAGAGGACTTCCTATCACGGTTGAATTGTCTGTCAGTTACAGGTTAAATCCAAATGAGGCCGCTTATACCATTAAAACATACGGATTAAACTGGGAAGATAAAATAATTAATCCAATTGTCAGGGATGTTGTAAGAAATGTAATCGGAAAATACCCTGCTGAAGATTTACCTGTTAAAAGAAATGAGATTGCTATGCAGATAGAAAATCAAATAAGAGATACTTTAAGTAAAATAGAGCATAAACCGGTAATGTTTGAGAGTTTTCAATTAAGGGATATCATTTTGCCGGAAAATATAAGAAGACAGATTGAAAGAGTCCAGATTGCAAAACAGGAAGCGGAAAGAGCAAAATATGAAGTTTTAAGAGCCAAACAAGAAGCTCAAAAAGAAGCGGCAATTGCTCAGGGTAAGGCAAATGCAGCTAAAATTGAAGCTCAGGGTAAAGCGGATGCAAAACTTATTGAAGCAAGCGCAGAAGCGAAAGCGAACAGTATTATTTCAAAATCTTTGACACAGAATTTATTAAAACTTAAAGAAATAGAGGTTCAGGGTAAATTCAATGAAGCGCTAAAAGCCAATCCTAATGCAAAAATATTTTTAACACCTGGAGGGGCAGTGCCTAATATCTGGATGAATATTGATGATAAAAAAAAGGTTATAAGCAATGGTAACAATTGA
- a CDS encoding PaaI family thioesterase, with translation MDNLEIELKTHKKFLPKYGRLVELKKDYAKVVLDTTEEMSVDEYGLIHGGFTFGAADFCAMATVNEPYVVLVRSQSEFLAPVKVGESVIFESEVLMKEKRKWEVKVTGKINDIKVYEGIFGCVVLDKHVLKKAKKEK, from the coding sequence ATGGATAACTTAGAAATTGAATTAAAAACCCATAAAAAATTTTTACCAAAATACGGAAGATTAGTAGAATTAAAAAAAGATTACGCAAAAGTTGTTTTAGATACAACTGAAGAAATGTCGGTGGATGAATATGGGTTAATTCACGGAGGATTTACATTTGGTGCAGCTGATTTTTGCGCAATGGCAACTGTTAATGAACCCTATGTGGTACTTGTTAGAAGCCAAAGCGAATTTTTAGCACCTGTAAAAGTAGGTGAGAGTGTAATATTTGAAAGTGAAGTTTTAATGAAAGAAAAAAGAAAATGGGAAGTAAAAGTTACAGGGAAAATTAATGATATTAAAGTGTATGAGGGAATTTTTGGATGCGTTGTTTTGGATAAACACGTATTAAAAAAGGCTAAAAAAGAAAAATAA
- the flhB gene encoding flagellar biosynthesis protein FlhB: protein MADEEKTEEPTSRKIEKAKEEGNVPKSVETAGFIVLFLALLVLFFYVKYILFYFEDFFKYFYSFIGVEITKEAIFNILIKGTFYFFIIMFPIFLVVVIAGIIGNVSQFGFLFTTKVLIPKFEKLNPVKGFKNLFSIKKLVEGIKTTLKVFIAFFVGFEIFLSFFPQMPKLALMDFFNQIKWLEEKVVLIILSMLAVFFVFAVIDFIYQRYTYKKSLRMSKQEIKDEFKQTEGNPEIKAKIRQLQREMAKKRMIAEVPKADVVITNPTHYAVALRYDKTKDEAPRVIAKGVDNLAIKIKEVAREAGVMIVENPPLARELYKLVDIDEVIPPKLYKAVAEILAYVYKAKLK, encoded by the coding sequence ATGGCTGATGAAGAAAAAACCGAAGAGCCCACCTCCCGAAAAATTGAAAAAGCAAAAGAAGAGGGGAATGTTCCAAAATCAGTTGAGACTGCGGGATTTATTGTTTTATTTTTAGCGCTATTGGTACTCTTTTTTTATGTTAAATATATACTTTTTTATTTTGAAGATTTTTTTAAATATTTTTATTCTTTTATCGGGGTTGAAATTACAAAAGAGGCAATTTTTAATATTTTAATAAAAGGAACTTTTTATTTTTTTATTATAATGTTTCCTATATTTCTGGTTGTGGTAATTGCCGGAATAATAGGAAATGTAAGTCAGTTTGGATTTTTATTTACCACAAAAGTTTTGATTCCTAAATTTGAAAAATTAAATCCTGTTAAAGGTTTTAAAAATCTTTTTTCTATAAAAAAATTGGTTGAAGGTATTAAGACTACTCTTAAAGTATTTATAGCCTTTTTTGTAGGATTTGAAATTTTTCTGAGCTTTTTTCCTCAAATGCCAAAACTCGCATTAATGGATTTTTTTAATCAGATAAAATGGCTTGAAGAAAAAGTAGTTTTAATAATATTATCAATGTTAGCAGTATTTTTTGTGTTTGCGGTAATTGATTTTATTTATCAAAGATATACATATAAAAAATCCCTTAGAATGAGCAAACAGGAAATTAAAGACGAATTTAAACAGACTGAAGGTAATCCGGAAATTAAGGCAAAAATAAGACAGCTTCAAAGAGAAATGGCAAAAAAAAGGATGATAGCGGAAGTTCCAAAAGCTGATGTTGTAATTACCAATCCAACTCATTATGCAGTAGCTCTTAGATATGATAAAACAAAAGACGAAGCTCCAAGAGTTATAGCAAAAGGTGTTGATAATTTAGCAATTAAAATTAAGGAAGTGGCAAGGGAAGCAGGAGTTATGATTGTTGAAAATCCTCCGCTTGCAAGGGAACTATATAAGTTAGTGGATATTGATGAAGTTATACCACCGAAACTTTATAAAGCAGTAGCGGAGATTTTAGCTTATGTATATAAAGCTAAATTAAAATGA
- the hisIE gene encoding bifunctional phosphoribosyl-AMP cyclohydrolase/phosphoribosyl-ATP diphosphatase HisIE — MVTIDFEKNGGLVPVVVQDAETNEVLMLAYMNKEALELTKKTGYAHYFSRSRNKIWKKGESSGNTQEVKDILVDCDNDTILLKVKQNGVACHTGRKSCFFTKLDSGEIILDKEKEIEYNFIDKLYHTLLDRKNASAETSYVASLYKKGENSILKKVVEEAGEFCFAIKDDKKEEIIYEAADLAFHTLVALAYKNIHPEAILEELKRREGVSGIEEKRNRKK; from the coding sequence ATGGTAACAATTGATTTTGAAAAAAACGGCGGGCTTGTACCGGTTGTTGTTCAAGATGCTGAAACCAATGAAGTTTTAATGCTGGCTTATATGAATAAAGAAGCACTGGAACTGACTAAAAAAACAGGCTATGCACATTATTTTTCCCGTTCCCGCAATAAAATTTGGAAAAAGGGTGAGAGCAGCGGAAATACCCAGGAAGTTAAAGATATTTTAGTAGACTGTGATAATGATACAATTTTGCTTAAAGTTAAACAAAACGGGGTTGCATGTCATACAGGCAGAAAGTCCTGTTTTTTTACAAAACTTGACAGTGGTGAGATTATACTGGACAAAGAGAAAGAAATAGAGTATAATTTCATAGATAAACTTTATCATACTTTACTTGATAGAAAAAATGCTTCTGCTGAAACTTCTTATGTCGCCTCTTTATATAAAAAAGGTGAAAATTCAATTTTAAAAAAAGTAGTTGAAGAAGCAGGTGAATTTTGTTTTGCTATCAAAGATGATAAAAAAGAAGAAATAATTTATGAAGCGGCAGATCTTGCATTTCATACATTAGTGGCTTTGGCATACAAAAATATTCATCCTGAAGCTATTTTGGAAGAATTGAAAAGAAGAGAAGGCGTTAGCGGTATAGAAGAGAAAAGGAACAGAAAAAAATGA
- a CDS encoding thiamine phosphate synthase, whose translation MLSYFITSSDYPIQQTFKAIKTYKPDFVCYRNKKYFNLNEIIEFAKFAKKYSKIFINYDDLKDEKLLKYFDGIHFPTSKMDLAKKYHGKIKIASTHSIKEVKKAKNLGFDYITFSPVFNSKGRDGLGIEKLNEICEIFPNTIALGGIISEKEIKEIEKSKAIGFGSIRYFLRINNEK comes from the coding sequence GTGCTTTCCTATTTTATAACTTCTTCAGATTACCCAATACAACAAACATTTAAAGCAATAAAAACTTATAAACCCGATTTTGTATGTTACAGAAATAAAAAATATTTTAATTTAAATGAAATTATTGAATTTGCTAAATTTGCAAAAAAATATTCAAAAATTTTTATAAATTATGATGATTTAAAAGATGAAAAACTGCTCAAATATTTTGACGGAATCCATTTTCCAACATCAAAAATGGATTTAGCAAAAAAATATCATGGTAAAATAAAAATAGCCTCTACACATTCAATAAAAGAAGTAAAAAAAGCTAAAAATTTAGGATTTGATTATATTACCTTTTCTCCTGTATTCAATTCAAAAGGAAGAGATGGATTAGGAATTGAGAAACTAAATGAAATCTGTGAAATTTTTCCAAACACTATAGCCCTTGGCGGAATAATAAGTGAAAAAGAAATAAAAGAGATTGAAAAATCAAAAGCTATTGGATTTGGAAGCATTAGGTATTTTTTAAGGATAAATAATGAAAAATAA
- a CDS encoding prephenate dehydrogenase: MTCGIIGLGLMGGSFALATKKYFKKILGVDHNPIHQKEALKLGLVDEIAELKDLEKVDVIIISIPIRGIISVLKGLSKLNLKKNVTIIDFGSTKESIVKNCPKNIRKNLVASHPMAGTEYSGPQAAIADLYENKVMVVCDIEDSGEVQKNTAIDIFRFLKMNIKFMKSSEHDRHAAFISHMPHIVSFSLANAVLNQEDREHIVTLAAGGFRDMSRLAKSNAKMWEDIFRENKKNLLDAIEAFKSELKIAKNLIENDKWDELKKWMKKGNELHKIM, from the coding sequence ATGACTTGTGGCATTATAGGTTTAGGATTAATGGGAGGGAGTTTTGCCTTAGCTACAAAAAAATATTTTAAAAAAATTTTAGGCGTTGATCATAACCCGATCCATCAAAAAGAAGCTTTAAAATTAGGGCTGGTTGATGAAATAGCGGAACTTAAAGATTTAGAAAAAGTGGATGTGATTATTATTTCAATTCCAATTAGAGGGATTATAAGTGTTTTAAAAGGACTTTCAAAATTAAATTTAAAAAAGAATGTTACTATTATTGATTTTGGTTCTACAAAAGAGAGTATTGTAAAAAATTGCCCGAAAAATATAAGAAAAAATTTGGTTGCGTCCCATCCTATGGCCGGGACTGAATATTCTGGACCTCAGGCGGCGATTGCAGATTTATATGAAAACAAAGTAATGGTAGTTTGTGATATTGAAGACAGTGGAGAAGTTCAGAAAAATACTGCAATTGATATTTTTAGATTTTTAAAAATGAATATAAAATTTATGAAATCAAGCGAACACGACAGACATGCAGCTTTTATTTCCCATATGCCTCATATTGTAAGCTTTTCACTTGCAAATGCCGTATTAAACCAGGAAGATAGGGAACACATTGTAACTCTCGCAGCCGGGGGATTTAGAGATATGAGCCGCCTTGCAAAAAGCAATGCTAAAATGTGGGAAGATATATTCAGGGAAAATAAAAAAAATTTATTAGATGCTATTGAAGCTTTTAAAAGTGAGCTAAAAATAGCTAAAAATTTAATAGAAAATGACAAATGGGATGAACTTAAAAAATGGATGAAAAAAGGAAATGAACTGCATAAGATAATGTAA
- a CDS encoding F0F1 ATP synthase subunit A, with protein sequence MEDRIWLIFGFLGHSQEVQLIVHTLLAAFLAILVAKLATKNLQIVPNGCQNVMEAVINGILYVGSDITNEKVARKYLPLAGSLAIFIFMGNLMEIVPGFEPPTGNVNLTLTLALIVFLYYHYEGIKAQGLGHYIAHFAGPVKWLSPLMFPVEVISHFSRIISLSFRLFGNIKGDDLFLLVLLMLAPWVFPLAGYALMSFSAFLQAFIFMVLTYVYIYGAVTGQEETLE encoded by the coding sequence ATGGAAGATAGAATCTGGCTCATTTTTGGATTTTTAGGCCATTCACAAGAAGTTCAATTAATTGTACACACATTACTTGCGGCATTTTTAGCCATTTTAGTTGCAAAACTTGCTACAAAAAATTTACAAATTGTTCCAAATGGATGTCAAAATGTAATGGAAGCTGTAATTAACGGAATACTATATGTGGGAAGTGATATTACAAATGAAAAAGTTGCAAGAAAATATTTACCTCTTGCAGGAAGTTTGGCAATCTTTATTTTTATGGGCAATTTAATGGAAATAGTACCGGGATTTGAGCCGCCTACAGGAAATGTAAACTTAACTTTAACTTTAGCATTAATCGTATTTTTATATTACCATTATGAAGGTATTAAAGCTCAGGGATTAGGGCATTATATCGCACATTTCGCAGGACCGGTTAAATGGCTTTCTCCTCTTATGTTTCCGGTTGAGGTTATTTCACATTTTTCAAGAATTATTTCACTTTCATTCAGGTTGTTTGGTAACATTAAAGGTGACGACTTATTCTTATTAGTATTATTAATGTTAGCTCCTTGGGTATTCCCACTTGCAGGATATGCGCTAATGAGCTTTTCAGCATTTTTACAAGCATTTATTTTTATGGTATTGACTTATGTATATATTTATGGAGCGGTAACAGGACAAGAAGAAACATTAGAATAA
- the bioD gene encoding dethiobiotin synthase produces the protein MNIFISANNTDAGKTYTTLKLIKTLSQQGYKIGVMKPIETGVKDIPADGTKLYKEAIKYNKNLKNLTINDIVPIQFSLPAAPIVAGKVDFEKIKNAYKKIKPLCDILLIEGAGGLLVPVSENFKMIDFIKFFDAKLFLVISSRLGMINDFLLNKFYLEQNNINYNWAINLFDDSYFQISHPFMKKYEPLFVQKDLDKIIKNLIGE, from the coding sequence ATGAATATATTTATTTCTGCAAACAATACGGATGCCGGAAAAACTTACACCACATTAAAACTGATAAAAACCCTCTCACAACAAGGATACAAAATAGGGGTTATGAAGCCTATCGAAACGGGCGTTAAAGATATTCCGGCTGACGGGACAAAATTATATAAAGAAGCTATAAAGTATAATAAAAATTTAAAGAATTTAACAATTAACGATATAGTTCCAATTCAATTTTCTCTGCCTGCAGCCCCCATTGTTGCCGGAAAAGTAGATTTTGAAAAAATAAAAAACGCTTATAAAAAAATAAAACCATTGTGTGATATATTATTAATAGAAGGAGCCGGAGGACTCTTGGTACCTGTTAGTGAAAATTTTAAAATGATAGATTTTATAAAATTTTTTGATGCTAAACTTTTTTTGGTAATTTCAAGTCGTCTTGGAATGATAAATGATTTTTTACTCAATAAATTTTATCTAGAACAAAACAATATTAATTACAATTGGGCTATTAATTTGTTTGATGATAGTTATTTTCAAATTTCGCACCCTTTTATGAAAAAATATGAACCATTGTTCGTTCAAAAAGATTTAGATAAAATAATAAAAAACTTAATAGGAGAATAA
- a CDS encoding DUF2393 family protein encodes MIPYFTILHWLTLSFFLILFIFLTFLSLKAANNNVKLLISMIFASFLVTSFGTVLGIIVLEKYTKKAVLLDVKSRRVFLNETLVVKGRVKNIGKFKINYCKLEIKLVNNGWGGKIQKGTFFKPGGLSIFGSKEEKKQKPNTIKVTRIIIRGGLFPGEIKNFSAIVPYPPYFSNTYINYKLYCH; translated from the coding sequence ATGATTCCTTATTTTACTATTCTTCACTGGTTAACACTCAGTTTTTTTTTAATTTTATTTATATTTTTAACTTTTTTATCTCTGAAAGCTGCAAATAATAATGTTAAGCTTTTAATAAGTATGATATTTGCTTCTTTTTTAGTTACATCTTTTGGGACGGTACTTGGAATTATAGTTTTAGAAAAATATACCAAAAAAGCAGTACTTTTAGATGTAAAATCAAGAAGAGTTTTTCTGAATGAAACGTTAGTAGTAAAAGGTAGAGTAAAAAATATAGGTAAATTTAAAATAAATTACTGTAAGTTAGAAATAAAACTTGTAAATAACGGATGGGGTGGAAAAATTCAAAAAGGAACATTTTTCAAACCAGGTGGACTTAGTATATTCGGTTCAAAAGAAGAGAAAAAACAGAAACCAAATACAATAAAAGTGACTAGGATAATTATCAGAGGCGGATTATTCCCTGGAGAGATTAAAAATTTTTCTGCAATAGTGCCTTATCCTCCGTATTTTTCTAATACCTATATAAATTATAAGTTGTATTGTCATTAA
- a CDS encoding DEAD/DEAH box helicase, with protein MNFSDFNLKKEILKRLEEIGFEKPSPIQEKAIPLVLEGKDIVAQAQTGTGKTAAFGLPILNMLENGDKALIVTPTRELAIQVSEEIYRFGKNLGIHTATVYGGSSYNRQISQIKTSQVIVATPGRLIDLLNSGKIDISPKFVVLDEADEMLDMGFLDDIKEIFKFVPNDAQKLLFSATMPKEILNLAKTFLKNPEFVKITKQNVTNENIKEFCYVIDEYERKDALIRLIDYKAPNKAIVFCRTKKDVDDIAEYLKGIGFNASGLHGDMEQRKRETIIKNFKSNRLDILVATDVAARGLDVNDVTHVFNYHLPLDPESYVHRIGRTGRAGKEGMAISLVTPHEFKALSRIQKISKITLKEIPTLEDVKNTEIKKIIEKINSVDSTPKSIEIVEELQNEFDLLTIATKFATLLFEKESSGKEKIGKSLKEAKRLIERENSYNSNSRNRGRNQRNSRYNRGSRGRRR; from the coding sequence ATGAATTTTAGCGATTTTAATTTAAAAAAAGAAATATTAAAAAGATTGGAAGAAATCGGTTTTGAAAAACCGTCTCCAATTCAGGAAAAAGCAATTCCTCTAGTATTGGAAGGAAAAGATATTGTAGCGCAGGCTCAAACAGGTACCGGTAAAACAGCGGCTTTTGGACTTCCTATTTTGAATATGCTTGAAAATGGTGATAAAGCATTAATAGTAACTCCGACAAGAGAACTTGCCATTCAGGTTAGTGAAGAAATATACAGATTTGGAAAAAATTTGGGAATTCACACTGCCACAGTTTATGGTGGAAGCAGTTATAACAGACAAATTTCACAAATTAAAACATCTCAGGTTATCGTGGCAACCCCCGGAAGACTTATTGATTTGCTTAACAGCGGGAAAATAGATATATCTCCTAAATTTGTAGTGCTTGACGAAGCTGATGAAATGCTTGATATGGGATTTTTGGATGACATAAAAGAGATTTTTAAATTCGTGCCAAATGATGCCCAAAAACTGCTTTTTTCAGCAACAATGCCAAAAGAGATTTTAAATCTTGCAAAAACTTTTCTTAAGAACCCTGAATTTGTAAAAATTACAAAGCAAAATGTAACTAATGAAAATATTAAAGAATTTTGTTATGTAATAGATGAATATGAAAGAAAAGATGCCTTAATCAGGCTTATTGATTATAAAGCACCAAATAAAGCAATAGTTTTTTGTAGAACTAAAAAAGACGTTGATGATATTGCCGAATATTTAAAAGGAATAGGATTTAATGCAAGCGGACTTCACGGTGATATGGAACAGAGAAAAAGAGAAACAATTATTAAAAATTTTAAATCCAATAGACTCGATATTTTAGTGGCTACCGATGTGGCTGCTAGGGGACTTGATGTAAATGATGTAACGCATGTATTTAACTATCACCTGCCGCTTGATCCTGAAAGTTATGTGCACAGAATCGGAAGAACAGGAAGGGCAGGAAAAGAAGGTATGGCAATTTCACTTGTAACGCCGCATGAATTTAAAGCACTTAGCAGAATTCAAAAAATTTCTAAAATTACACTTAAAGAAATACCTACACTTGAAGATGTAAAAAATACAGAAATTAAAAAAATAATAGAAAAAATAAATTCAGTTGATTCAACGCCTAAATCTATTGAAATAGTGGAAGAGCTTCAAAATGAATTTGATTTATTAACAATTGCCACTAAATTTGCTACATTGCTTTTTGAAAAAGAAAGCAGTGGTAAAGAAAAAATTGGAAAAAGTTTGAAAGAAGCAAAAAGATTGATTGAAAGGGAAAATTCTTATAATTCCAATTCAAGAAACAGAGGCAGAAATCAAAGAAACAGCAGATATAATAGAGGAAGCAGAGGCAGAAGAAGATAA